In the genome of bacterium SCSIO 12827, the window GCGCCTCGGCGATGGCCGCACCCAGTTCCTGGGTCGAGGCCGTGCCGCCCATGTCGCGGGTCTTCGGTCCGTCGCCGGCGACCACCTGTTCGATGACGCGCACGATCTCGTCGGCGGCATCCTTCTGGCCCAGGTGTTCCAGCATCATCGCCGCCGACCAGATCTGGCCGATGGGGTTGGCGATGTTCTGCCCCGCGATATCGGGGGCGGAACCGTGGACCGGTTCGAACATCGACGGATAATCCCGCTCCGGATTGATGTTTGCCGAGGGTGCGATGCCGATGGTCCCGGTGCAGGCCGGGCCCAGATCCGACAGGATGTCACCGAACAGGTTGGAGCCGACGACCACGTCGAACCAATCGGGGTTGCGCACGAAATGGGCGGTCAGGATGTCGATGTGGAACTGGTCGGTCTCGACGTCCGGGTATTCCTTGGAAATGGCTTCGAAGCGTTCGTCCCAATAGGGCATGGAGATGCTGATACCGTTGGACTTGGTGGCAGAGGTCACCTTCTTGCGCTTGCGCGTGCGGGCCAACTCGAAAGCCACGCGGATGATGCGGTCGCACCCCTTCTTGGTGAACACGGAAAGCTGCGTCGCGAATTCTTCCGGCGTACCGACATTGCCGCGCCCGCCGATATCGGAATATTCACCTTCGTTGTTTTCACGCACGACCAGAAAATCGATGTCGCCCGGTTTGCGGTTCGCCAACGGACAGGGCATGCCTTCCATGAGCTTCACCGGGCGCAGCGACAGATACTGCTGGAACTGGCGGCGGATCGGGATCAACAGACCCCAGAGCGAGACATGGTCCTTCACGCCCGGGAAGCCGACGGCACCCAGCAGGATCGAGTCGTGACCCTTGATGGTGTCCAGCCCGTCTTCGGGCATCATGGCGCCTTCCTTGGCGAAGCGCTCGCAGCTCCAATCGAATTCATCGAACTTGAACGACAGGTCGTGCTTGCGACCGATCACCTCGAGCACGCGGAGCGCTTCGGGCATGACTTCGTTGCCGATGCCGTCCCCGGGAATGACGGCGATGCGATAGGCGTTGGTGGACATGGATGGCTCCCTTATTGGTTCTTTACTGCCGCGGATCGGGCGGGAGAACGGTTTTAGCCCCCTGCCCCTTTCCCGGCAAGCACGCGGACCAGCAAATCCTTGTCCACGTTGCCGCCGGACAGCACCACGCCGGTCTTCTTACCAGCCATGACGTCGCGTTCCTGAAGGCGGGCCGCCAGGGTCGCGGCCCCCGCCCCTTCCGCCAAGTTGTGGGTGTCCGTGAAATAGGCCGCCATGGCGGCGGAAATTTCATCATCGGAAACCGTGACGATCCGCACGGCACCCTTGTGGATGATTTCAAGTGCCAGGGCGTCCGGCTGACGAACCGCAAGCCCCTCGGCAATGGTCGCAACGCCGTTGGTCGCGACAACCCGGCCAGCCTTATAGGACAGCGCGTAACAGGGTGCTCCTTCGGCGACGACACCGACGACCTCCGTCTTCATGCCAAGCGCGTCGCGCGCGGCAATGACGCCGCAGATGCCGGACCCCAGGCCGATCGGCACATAAACAGTGTCCAGATCCGGCTGTGCCTCAAACAATTCCAATCCATAAGACGCAACCCCCTGAACCAGCCAGGGATGGAACGACGGCACCATATGCAGGCAGCGCTCCGCCGCAAGCCGCTCGGCGAATTCCTTCGCCGACTGGAAATCGTCACCTTGCTCGATCAGGTCGACGCCCTGCGCCGCCATGGCGGCACTCTTGCCCGGATTGTTCCCCTTTGGCACGACGATGGTTGCCGACAGGCCGACCATGCGGGCAGCGCGGCCGACGCTTTGTCCATGATTGCCGGTGGTCGCCGTGATAACCCCCGCAAGATCCGGATATTCGGCCTTCAGACGCGTGAGGTAGACAAGACCACCCCTGACCTTGAAGGCGCCGACGGGGGTGTGGTTCTCATGCTTGACCCAAACCTCGCCGCCGGCGCGCTGGTCAAGCAGCGGCCAGTTGTGGGTCGGTGTCGGCATTATATGGCGGGCGACGATGTCCCGCGCGGCCTCTAGTTCCGCCCTTATCAGCCAATCCATGAAGCGTCTCCCGACATTGTCCGCCTATTGTTCCCCATCAATGTCATATTGACCCCGAACATTTAGACAATAACTCAATACAATTGACATACAATCGGTACAATCCTTAAAATCGCATCATGACAATCTGGATGCCTGAGCTGCGCGGCCGTGCCGGCCCCAAGTACCAAGCGATCGTCGACGCCATCGTCGACGCCTTGGAAACAGGTGACCTGACACCGGGCACCAAGCTGCCGCCGCAACGCAACCTGGCCTATGACCTGGGCGTTACGCTCGGCACCGTGACCCGCGCCTACCAGGAATTGGAACGCAGTGGTCTGGCCCGTGGCGAGGTCGGGCGCGGCACCTTCATCACCGCCCCCGCCGACCGCATCCCGGCGCCGTCCCTGAACGATAACATCGACGCGTTGCGCAACAGTGTCGATTTGGTCGCCTCCCCGTACAACGCCATGTACGGCACGGACTTCATGGGTTCGGAAGGGCTTGAACTTGCCTCCAACTACCCCGTGACCGTGGGTGTCGGCGCCCTGACCCAACGCGCCATCGCCCGCGTTAATCACGAAGCGGTGTGGGAAGCGGTTTCCCGCTATCAGGCGCACAACGGCCTGCGCCCGCATCTTGAAGCAAGTGCGGAATGGTTGACCGACCTGGGGGTGAATGCCCGCGCCGAAGATATCCTGATTGCGCCGGGAGCGCAGGCCGCGACCCAGACGGCGCTGATGGCCTTAGCCAAACCGGGCGACCTGATCGTCGCCGAAGCATTGAGCTGGCCCGGTGTCAAGGTGACGGCCGCGCCGCTCGGCCTGCGGGTCGAGGGCTTGGCGATGGATGAGCACGGCCTGATTCCGGACGCTTTCGAGAAGGCCTGCCGCGAGCGGGCACCCCGGCTGCTCTATCTGCTGCCGACGTTGCAGAACCCGACGGCAAGCGTCATGCCGGAAGACCGTCGCCGCCAGATCGCCGAGATCGCCCGCAAGCACGGCGTGTTCGTGATCGAGGACGACGTCTACGGCTTTCTTGTCGACGACGCCCCACCCCGCGTCCACAGCATCGCACCGGACGTCACCGTCTATGTGACCAGCCTGTCCAAGGCCGTGTCACCGGGCCTGCGCGTCGGCTATGTCCTGGTCCCTCAGGGTCTCATGGCGTCGTTCGTGAACGCCTTGCGCTCTTCGACCCTGATGGCCTCGCCGCTGGCCGTCGAGATCGCCAGCGAGATGATTCGCGGCGGCGAAGCCGACGAGATGATGGCTCAGCAGCGCCGCGAAGTCGAAAGCCGCCAGAAGGAACTGGTCCGTCGCCTGGGCCACCTTGACCTGCGCACCCATCCGCGCTCACTGCATGCCTGGCTGCCGGTGCCCCAGGGGTTCACCGGACCCGAATTCCGCACCCGGCTGCTGGAACGCGGCGTGTCCGTGACCCCCGGCAACGCCTTTGTCATGGACGAACGCCATCGCCCCGACCGACCGCATGTGCGCATCTGTCTTGGCGCCGAGCAGGACCGCCAGCGCCTGGAACGGGCACTTGGCATCATAGCCGAGGTGGCGGGCGCAACCAGCCACACGGCCGAACCGACCTACGTCTAAGCAATCAGCTAGTTTTTCGGATCAAAAGGCATGACCGTGAACCCGTGGTTCAAGGGTCCATGCCCCTGGCCCAGGCCGGGCGCGGTGCGGATCGCCTCCGCTACATAGGCATGGGCACGGGCGACGGCGTCGATCAGGCCCAACCCCTGGGCGATCCCGGTCGCACAGGCGCTTGCCAGCGTACAGCCCGTGCCGTGGGTATGGGGCGTGTCGATGCGAGGATGCTCCCAGCCCACGCAATCTTCGTCCGTGACCAGAAGGTCCGTCACCCGGTCCCCTTCCAGATGCCCGCCCTTCATCAGCGCCGCCTTGGCGCCCAATGCCAGAATGTCCTCACCCGCGTCCATCATGTCCTCGACCGTGCGCACGGGCAGACCCGTGAGCGCCTCGGCCTCGGGCAGGTTGGGCGTGACCAGGGCCGCCCCCGGCAGCAGACGGGTCTTAAGTGCATCGACGGCATCATCGTCCAATAGCGCATGCCCACCCTTGGCGATCATCACCGTATCCAGCACGACCGGGATACCCGCCGCCGTTTCGGCCAGGGCATCGGCGACAGCCAGAACCACCTCGGCCCGATGCAACATGCCGATCTTGATGCAGTCGGCGCCAAGGTCTTCCATCACCGTGCGGATCTGCTGGGCAACGAAATCGGCCGGCACGGCCTGAATGCCCGTGACGCCCAGGGTGTTCTGGGCGGTCAGCGCGGTGATCGCGGTCATGGCGTAGCCGCCCAGCGCCGACACGGTCTTGA includes:
- a CDS encoding PLP-dependent aminotransferase family protein, with protein sequence MPELRGRAGPKYQAIVDAIVDALETGDLTPGTKLPPQRNLAYDLGVTLGTVTRAYQELERSGLARGEVGRGTFITAPADRIPAPSLNDNIDALRNSVDLVASPYNAMYGTDFMGSEGLELASNYPVTVGVGALTQRAIARVNHEAVWEAVSRYQAHNGLRPHLEASAEWLTDLGVNARAEDILIAPGAQAATQTALMALAKPGDLIVAEALSWPGVKVTAAPLGLRVEGLAMDEHGLIPDAFEKACRERAPRLLYLLPTLQNPTASVMPEDRRRQIAEIARKHGVFVIEDDVYGFLVDDAPPRVHSIAPDVTVYVTSLSKAVSPGLRVGYVLVPQGLMASFVNALRSSTLMASPLAVEIASEMIRGGEADEMMAQQRREVESRQKELVRRLGHLDLRTHPRSLHAWLPVPQGFTGPEFRTRLLERGVSVTPGNAFVMDERHRPDRPHVRICLGAEQDRQRLERALGIIAEVAGATSHTAEPTYV
- a CDS encoding threonine dehydratase, producing the protein MDWLIRAELEAARDIVARHIMPTPTHNWPLLDQRAGGEVWVKHENHTPVGAFKVRGGLVYLTRLKAEYPDLAGVITATTGNHGQSVGRAARMVGLSATIVVPKGNNPGKSAAMAAQGVDLIEQGDDFQSAKEFAERLAAERCLHMVPSFHPWLVQGVASYGLELFEAQPDLDTVYVPIGLGSGICGVIAARDALGMKTEVVGVVAEGAPCYALSYKAGRVVATNGVATIAEGLAVRQPDALALEIIHKGAVRIVTVSDDEISAAMAAYFTDTHNLAEGAGAATLAARLQERDVMAGKKTGVVLSGGNVDKDLLVRVLAGKGAGG
- a CDS encoding tartrate dehydrogenase — protein: MSTNAYRIAVIPGDGIGNEVMPEALRVLEVIGRKHDLSFKFDEFDWSCERFAKEGAMMPEDGLDTIKGHDSILLGAVGFPGVKDHVSLWGLLIPIRRQFQQYLSLRPVKLMEGMPCPLANRKPGDIDFLVVRENNEGEYSDIGGRGNVGTPEEFATQLSVFTKKGCDRIIRVAFELARTRKRKKVTSATKSNGISISMPYWDERFEAISKEYPDVETDQFHIDILTAHFVRNPDWFDVVVGSNLFGDILSDLGPACTGTIGIAPSANINPERDYPSMFEPVHGSAPDIAGQNIANPIGQIWSAAMMLEHLGQKDAADEIVRVIEQVVAGDGPKTRDMGGTASTQELGAAIAEALSS
- the thiD gene encoding bifunctional hydroxymethylpyrimidine kinase/phosphomethylpyrimidine kinase — translated: MQAKGRVLIIAGSDSGGGAGIQADIKTVSALGGYAMTAITALTAQNTLGVTGIQAVPADFVAQQIRTVMEDLGADCIKIGMLHRAEVVLAVADALAETAAGIPVVLDTVMIAKGGHALLDDDAVDALKTRLLPGAALVTPNLPEAEALTGLPVRTVEDMMDAGEDILALGAKAALMKGGHLEGDRVTDLLVTDEDCVGWEHPRIDTPHTHGTGCTLASACATGIAQGLGLIDAVARAHAYVAEAIRTAPGLGQGHGPLNHGFTVMPFDPKN